From Paenibacillus sp. PvR098:
TTTTCTCTTGGTTTTGTTCATTATAAAAGAACCGACCCTATTTTTATCATTCATTGAAAGGTATTTTATGGAAGAGGACGGATAATGAAAATGTGTTGGAGCTGGTCCTTCCGCAATATTTATACAGCGCTTTCATGATGTTGTGATTGGGCAATTGCGGTGAAGCTGCCGACACCTGAAGGGGGATCGAATGGGATGAAAAGTTTGATTCAAAATTCGTTGAGAGGGACCTCAAAGCTCATGCTGACGCTGCTGGCATGCACCTCGCTGATATTGACGGCTGCAGGATGCGGGAGCCAGACGGCTGATTTGCCTGCATCAGAGGGTAAGAGTGGAAGCCCAGAAGCTGCAGAGGCTGTGAAGATTAAGCCGGATCAACTGACCACGATTAAGATGGGGCTTCCTTCGAAAAACATGAGCTACCTACCGATTTACGTGGCACAAAAGAAAGGATTTTATAAGAACGTCAATCTGGAAGTCAATCTCGAGTATGTTAAAGGCGGCGTCCTGGCTCTAAGGGGGCTTCAAACCGGAGAATATCCGATTATCTCCACGCTTCCGGAGTCGGTCATTACCGGGGTAGCGGAAGGCGCGAACGTCAAGATGATCGGCACGCTCGACGATAAGTCGATGTATTCGATCTTTGTGTCAAAGGATATCAAAAGCCCCAGTGATCTGAAGGGTAAGTCAGCGGCGAGCAACGTACCGGGTAACGGAACAGACATTCAGCTGCAATATTGGTTGAAGAAAAACGGGTTAGTGCCTAACGAGGACGTACGACTCATCAACGCAGGTGAGAACGCGGGCCGTTTGCAGGCGCTTCAGACAGGTCAGGCGTCCGTAACCATTTTAAGCCAGCCCACAGATTTGAAGGCCGAAGAGCTCGGTTTCACCAGGTTGTCTTTAATGCGCGACGAGCTCAAGACGTATAATCACAACATGATCGCTGTCAATGGAGACGTTGTAAAAAATACGCCGGAGGTTGTCTATGCCTTTATGTCGGCACATGCCGAGGCCGTGAAGTTTATCAAGGATAGCGCCAATCGCGAAGAAGCCTTGCAAATCGCCATGTCGGAGCTGGGAATGAAGAAAGCCGATGCGGAAAAATCGTTCGATTTCGTGCTGCCGGCACTTGCGGACAAGGGTAAAATGAACATCGAAGGCATGAAATGGGCCATCGATACGGTAAAGGAAACAGGGGCTCTTTCGAAAGAGATCAGTGTCGATAAAGTGGTGGATGAACGTTTTTATGCTAAGTAACTGCGTTAAGAGCTGCCCGAGCTGTTTGGGCGCTCTTTTTATTCTGCTGCTTCTCATTTAAGAATAGACAGTTATAGGGGATGCAGCATAAACCGGCTGCTCCGGTGCTAGGAACGAAACCTTTTTTTCATTATGTTCACCATATAAGAACTCCGGGATTTTAGGGAGATGGTTAGCCCTTATACTTAAGGCAATGATTTAGCCTCATCTAAGAAATCAAGGGAGAGATGGATATGTTAAAAAGAGAAGACAATGAGAGGCTATGCAGGGTAGGCCCGGGAACACCGATGGGTGAGCTGTTCCGACGTTATTGGATTCCCGCTGTCTTAAGCGAAGAGCTGCCGGCAGCGGATTGCCCGCCTGTTCGTGTCCGAATCCTAGGGGAGGATTTGGTTGCGTTTCGCGATACGAATGGGAAAGTCGGACTGCTCGATGCGTACTGCCCTCATCGCCGGGCCCATTTGTTCTGGGGACGCAATGAAGAATGCGGCCTCCGCTGCGTGTATCACGGCTGGAAATTCGATACTAGCGGTCAATGCTTGGATACACCGAACGAGCCGCCGACCAGTGATTTCAAGCATAGCGTCCAATTGACGTCTTATCCTACCTATGAAAAAGCGGGGATCATCTGGACCTATATGGGGCCGGAGGAGCAGCAGCCAGGTTTCCCGGATTACGAATGGATGAGAGCGCCGGAAAATTACCGCAATGTATCGAAAACCTTCGAGGCATGCAACTGGCTTCAGGCGTTGGAAGGGGGCATTGATACTTCCCATTCCTCATTTGCTCATAACAATAACATTGCGGATAAAAATGCGCTGCGGACAAGGGCCACCGCGCCAAAGCTAGAGGTGGTCAAAACCAATTACGGCTTCAAATACGCTGGCATTCGTGACTTAAAGGAACACAATAATTATGTCAGGGCTTATCAATTTATTATGCCGGCACAGCAAATGAGGGGCGCCATGATCCGCTGGACCGATGGTAAAAGGGAAGAATTTCCGTCCATCGCAGGCCATTTGTGGGTGCCCGTCGATGACGCTAATGTATGGGTGTACAACATTCTGTACTCATCGGATGTCAATATTCCGTTCACCCCTGAATTTGTGACGAAGCACGAAACGGATTTCGGCCGTGGGCAAGAAGATATGCTGCCGGGATACAAACTGGTGCGCAATCCTTCCAATGACTACTTCATTGACCGTGAAGTGCAGCGAACCCAAACCTTCACGGGTATCGCCGGTATCAACACCCAGGACTACGCACTGCAGGAAACGATGGAGCTGCCATTCTGTGACCGTACCAAGGAGAAGCTGGGTACCGCCGACACCGCCATTATTGCGGCGCGCCAGCTGCTTTTGGAGGCGACCAGAGACGTTGAGGCAGGGAGAACGCCGCGCGGAGCAGAGCCGGACACACACAGCAAGGTTAGAGGCTGCGATAAGTTTCTGCCTAAAGGTGTGGATTGGAAAGAGGGGCTGCTCGAAGAAATGACGGCCAAGTTCTAGGCGCCCCACCAGCAGAGGGGAGGAAGGATATGGTATTCACTACCGATTCCGGACAATTAAAAAAGAGACTTGTTCAAAGCATTCTGATGCTGGAGCGGGCGGAAATCATCGACTTTAACGGCCATTGCAGCGTACGTATTCCCGGTACAGAGCAAATCCTGATCAATTCAGGGCCGAGTACCCGAAACGATTTGAGCGCTGAAGATATCGTCACCATGGATGTTAACGGGACAAAGCTGGAAGGGCGTGAAGCTCCTCCGATGGAATATCACATTCATACGGAAATCTATAAAAGACGGCCCGACGTGCAGGCTGTGATCCATGCCCATCCTCGTTGGTCGACCTTTTTCAGTATGACGGGGACACCGCTTAGACCTGTGTTTCCTCAAGCGGCTCTGTTGGGTGAGATTCCGACCTTTGACCGCATTGATTCCATAAACACGCCGGAGCTGGGCGGCCGGTTGGCCGAGGTGCTTGGGGGCAGCCGCATTGCGCTGTTAAAGTCTCACGGCAGCGTCATAACCGGGTCCACGCTCGAAGAGGCGTTCGCCCTGTGCATATATTTGGAGGAGAACGCTAAGCGTCAGTACAGGGCTCAAGCCATGGGCAAGCCCTATGAACTAAACGATCAGGAAATCGAAGCCTGTGCCCGTCATTTAGGGAAGCCTGCCCTTTACCGCAAGGTATGGGAATATTACGAGGTAAAAATACGGCACTAATCTTCCGATTTGTTCCGTAGAGAGGGGAAGACATCATGGCGATTCATAATGAATTTGCAGGAAAAACAATTGCCGTGCTCGGCTACAGTGAGGACGGGGCCGAATATGCAAAGCGGCTGCGGGAGCAAGGCTTTGAGGTCGTCATTGGCTTGCGAGAAAGGGACATCATGTGGCCTCGGGCTGAGCAGGATGGCTTTAGGGTGATGAACCTGTGGAATGCGGTCGGAGCTTCCGACATCATACAAGTGTGGTAAACCAAAGGAGGGATATCATCGCTTGAGTGAATCGATTGAACCCGTTGAAGCATCGCCGTCACATTCTTTGAAGGACATGTGGCTGATCACGATCGGTCACGGATTAACCCATTGGTATCCAGCCACTTTTTATATGCTGCTTCCGATCATTGGCAAAGAGCTGGGACTCAGCTATACCGAAACCGGGATGATCATTACGTTTCAATATATTGCGAGCACGATTTCCAATGTGCCGGGAGGTATGCTGGTAGATACGGTTGGCAAAAAAAGTCTTCTTATGGCACTGTCGCTCTTCTGGGTCGGATTCCCCTACTTGTTCATGAATTTTACGAGCACCTATTGGATGCTGCTCCTTTGCATCTCGCTGGTCGGCATAGGCAACAACCTGTGGCATCCTACGGCGATCCCTACATTATCTCAGCGCTATCCGAAGCGGAGAGGCTTTGTCCTATCGGTTCACGGCATGGGAGCCAATGTGGGCGATGCGCTCGCTCCGCTGGCGATAGGTGCGATGTTGGCTATATTTACTTGGAGGCAAATCGTTGTGATCAATATCATTCCTGGCGTTTTGATCGCTCTGCTCATTGTGATCTTGCTGCGGAATTCACAATTAGACTCCAAAAAACAAAAGGCGACGGATAGTGAAGAGAAGCAAGGACAAACCATAAAGGAATATTTCAGCGGACTGAAGGGACTGGTACAAAACCGCAGTCTGGTGCTCATTTCAACGAGCTCCGCTTTCCGTTCCATGACGCAAAACGCGCTGCTTACCTTTCTCCCGTTGTATTTGGCGCATGAACTGGATTTCTCTCCTTTATGGGTCGGAGTAGGCTTATTCCTGCTCCAGATGGGAGGTTTTATCGCCGCTCCGATATCCGGTCATTTGTCCGATAAGTGGGGACGCAAAAAGGTATTGGTGACAAGCATGGCGATGAGTGCCGTGATTCTGATCGTCATGGCGGTTTTGGGTAAATCACCGTTATTCATTGTATTTATCGCGGTTCTCGGATTTTTTCTCTATGCGGTTCGTCCCGTGATGCAGGCTTGGCTGATGGAAGCATCTCCCCAAAAAATGGCCGGGACCAGCATAGGTATCCTGTTCGGTATGCAATCCCTGGGCCAATCGATCTCTCCATTGCTGGGCGGTATCATTTCCGACAAGTTCGGTTTGTTTGCTGCATTTTATTTTGTTGCCGGCACGATTATCATTGCGAATCTGCTCATCTTGTTTGCTCCAAAAGAGGAAGTGTCATCTGGCAATAATCAATCCATATCCACGTGAGGGGGATCACCATGAACAAGTTAAATTTAAGCTTCGCCTGTTGGGACTACGACCGTGTTCAAGCGTTAGTGGACGGCTCCGTCCATCCCAAGGGAATTGAACTGAACTTTCTCAACATGCCGGTGGAAGAAACGTTTTTCCGCATGATGCGCCATCAGGAATTCGATGTTGCTGAGCTGTCGGCTTCTTCCTACCTTCTTGCGAGGGACCGCGGATTTCCGAATTTTACGGCCATTCCGGTATTTCCGTCCCGGTTTTTCCGTCATTCCGGCATTTACGTGAATGTTGAATCGGGTATCCGAAAACCGGAGGATTTAAAAGGCAAGCGCATCGGTATTCCCGAGTATCAGCTGACCGCCTGCGTCTGGATTCGCGGATTTTTGCAGCATGAATATGGTGTTCATCCGTCCGAGGTGGATTGGTTCTTTGGGGGGCAGGAGACCCCAGGCCGCGTCGAAAAGTTCAAGCTGGAGCTTCCGGCTGACATTCGCCTGCAGCCGATTGGTCCGGAACAGACGCTAAACCAAATGCTTGAGTGCGGCGAACTGGACGCGTTTATTGCTCCGCGCGCTCCGTCCTGCTTCTTGAAGGGATCACCGCGCGTCAAGCGTCTGTTCGAAGATTATGTATCCGTTGAAAAGGAGTATTTCCGCAAAACCGGTATTTTCCCGATTATGCATGTGGTAGCCGTTCGAAACGAAATTCTGCAACAGAATCCGTGGGCTGCACAAAACCTGTATCAGGCTTTCGTCGAGGCGAAGAACAAGGTGTACGAGGGCTTCAATCAAACCGCGGCCTTAAAAGTGACGCTGCCTTGGCTCGTAGCGGAGATTGAGCAAACAAAGCAACTGATGGGCGATGATTTCTGGCCTTATGGATTAGAGAAAAACCGCGCTACCCTGGAAGCGCTGGTCAGCTATTCCTATGAACAGGGTCTCATCAAAAACAAGCTTTCGGTGGAAGATTTATTTGTGAAGTCGACCTTGGAGCAGTACACCATTTAAAAAAAGAAAGGCGTGATGTTCATGTCTCTTGAATTAAATATGCTGGTTGCCCATATGCCGCGCATTTGTCACGAAGACCGCGTCGCCGAGTTCCAAAAACCACTGATCCGCGCGATGCATATCGCTTCCCAGGAGCTTTTTAAAGTAAGCCCTGACGTTGTCGTCAGCATTTCATGTCATTTTCCGGCGACATTTCATCATTATGTGAACTGTGCCGCAGTACATCAAGGATCTTTG
This genomic window contains:
- a CDS encoding ABC transporter substrate-binding protein, with the protein product MKSLIQNSLRGTSKLMLTLLACTSLILTAAGCGSQTADLPASEGKSGSPEAAEAVKIKPDQLTTIKMGLPSKNMSYLPIYVAQKKGFYKNVNLEVNLEYVKGGVLALRGLQTGEYPIISTLPESVITGVAEGANVKMIGTLDDKSMYSIFVSKDIKSPSDLKGKSAASNVPGNGTDIQLQYWLKKNGLVPNEDVRLINAGENAGRLQALQTGQASVTILSQPTDLKAEELGFTRLSLMRDELKTYNHNMIAVNGDVVKNTPEVVYAFMSAHAEAVKFIKDSANREEALQIAMSELGMKKADAEKSFDFVLPALADKGKMNIEGMKWAIDTVKETGALSKEISVDKVVDERFYAK
- a CDS encoding Rieske 2Fe-2S domain-containing protein — protein: MLKREDNERLCRVGPGTPMGELFRRYWIPAVLSEELPAADCPPVRVRILGEDLVAFRDTNGKVGLLDAYCPHRRAHLFWGRNEECGLRCVYHGWKFDTSGQCLDTPNEPPTSDFKHSVQLTSYPTYEKAGIIWTYMGPEEQQPGFPDYEWMRAPENYRNVSKTFEACNWLQALEGGIDTSHSSFAHNNNIADKNALRTRATAPKLEVVKTNYGFKYAGIRDLKEHNNYVRAYQFIMPAQQMRGAMIRWTDGKREEFPSIAGHLWVPVDDANVWVYNILYSSDVNIPFTPEFVTKHETDFGRGQEDMLPGYKLVRNPSNDYFIDREVQRTQTFTGIAGINTQDYALQETMELPFCDRTKEKLGTADTAIIAARQLLLEATRDVEAGRTPRGAEPDTHSKVRGCDKFLPKGVDWKEGLLEEMTAKF
- a CDS encoding class II aldolase/adducin family protein; this encodes MVFTTDSGQLKKRLVQSILMLERAEIIDFNGHCSVRIPGTEQILINSGPSTRNDLSAEDIVTMDVNGTKLEGREAPPMEYHIHTEIYKRRPDVQAVIHAHPRWSTFFSMTGTPLRPVFPQAALLGEIPTFDRIDSINTPELGGRLAEVLGGSRIALLKSHGSVITGSTLEEAFALCIYLEENAKRQYRAQAMGKPYELNDQEIEACARHLGKPALYRKVWEYYEVKIRH
- a CDS encoding MFS transporter, producing the protein MSESIEPVEASPSHSLKDMWLITIGHGLTHWYPATFYMLLPIIGKELGLSYTETGMIITFQYIASTISNVPGGMLVDTVGKKSLLMALSLFWVGFPYLFMNFTSTYWMLLLCISLVGIGNNLWHPTAIPTLSQRYPKRRGFVLSVHGMGANVGDALAPLAIGAMLAIFTWRQIVVINIIPGVLIALLIVILLRNSQLDSKKQKATDSEEKQGQTIKEYFSGLKGLVQNRSLVLISTSSAFRSMTQNALLTFLPLYLAHELDFSPLWVGVGLFLLQMGGFIAAPISGHLSDKWGRKKVLVTSMAMSAVILIVMAVLGKSPLFIVFIAVLGFFLYAVRPVMQAWLMEASPQKMAGTSIGILFGMQSLGQSISPLLGGIISDKFGLFAAFYFVAGTIIIANLLILFAPKEEVSSGNNQSIST
- a CDS encoding PhnD/SsuA/transferrin family substrate-binding protein translates to MNKLNLSFACWDYDRVQALVDGSVHPKGIELNFLNMPVEETFFRMMRHQEFDVAELSASSYLLARDRGFPNFTAIPVFPSRFFRHSGIYVNVESGIRKPEDLKGKRIGIPEYQLTACVWIRGFLQHEYGVHPSEVDWFFGGQETPGRVEKFKLELPADIRLQPIGPEQTLNQMLECGELDAFIAPRAPSCFLKGSPRVKRLFEDYVSVEKEYFRKTGIFPIMHVVAVRNEILQQNPWAAQNLYQAFVEAKNKVYEGFNQTAALKVTLPWLVAEIEQTKQLMGDDFWPYGLEKNRATLEALVSYSYEQGLIKNKLSVEDLFVKSTLEQYTI